GACGTATACATCATCGGCTGGGCGCCAGACTACCTAGACCCAGACAACTATGCAGGCCCACTATTCTACGGTGGTACCAGGTTCAGCTTCCTAGAGGTAGTAGTACCAGAGCAAGGCTAACCCTCTAAGAGGGCCGAAGTGGTGCGACAAGCTGGCTCCGAACTTGTTTTTACGTGTTTTTCATTTCACGCTCTTCTCGCCCGCGCGTGCTCCCCTGGTTACTCTTGGACTGCGGGTGCTCTGCGACAAACTAGCACGTTTGTCTGAGCCCTACGCACCACAGTCTCTGTCGTAGCTCCTATCGGTGATGTGCGGCTCAAACCTGGGCCGACAATGATTAGTGCAGCGTCTAGCCTTGCTGCCTCCTCTATTATCCGTTTACCGGGCTTCCCTTCGAGGAGTCTAGTGTTCACAGCTAGGCCACGGTGTCTCGCTTTCTCTGCAAGCTTCTCCAGCCTCTCCCTTGCGAGGATGGGGTCTTCGCCTGGCTCGAGTACATGTAGCAGTGTAAGAGGATTCCCTGTATGCTCAGCAACCTCTACCGAGCATGTATACACGTCTTCTAGGTAGAGATTGAAGTCTATGGCTGCTACAACGGTGCCCTTGAGCGGGGGTGGCTGTACTGGCTCGCCGTCCGGGCTCCTCCGTATCCTTGCTATGAGCAGAGGTTTACGTGACGCGTGGAGTACCTCCTCGACAACACTGCCCAGTAGCAGTTCGCGGAGGAGGCCATGGCCTCGGGAGCCTAGCACTATGTAGTCCGCGCCGTATGCCTCGGAGGCTCTCACTATCCATCCAGCTGGGTTGCCAATCTTGGGCCTCGGCACCTCCACCTCAAACCCGTAGCGC
This DNA window, taken from Hyperthermus butylicus DSM 5456, encodes the following:
- a CDS encoding universal stress protein; amino-acid sequence: MQIRDSGWRFATALVGLDMSPSSDVLVEWLPNLRLLGTTTLILLHVVPEHIVAELLAGIVSVDKVVEEQRRKALGKLAEYASMLERYGFEVEVPRPKIGNPAGWIVRASEAYGADYIVLGSRGHGLLRELLLGSVVEEVLHASRKPLLIARIRRSPDGEPVQPPPLKGTVVAAIDFNLYLEDVYTCSVEVAEHTGNPLTLLHVLEPGEDPILARERLEKLAEKARHRGLAVNTRLLEGKPGKRIIEEAARLDAALIIVGPGLSRTSPIGATTETVVRRAQTNVLVCRRAPAVQE